Genomic DNA from bacterium:
AGTTACGGTCGAGGTCCCCGCATGGCAACGCGTTTTTTTATCATGGCCATCCTCCATTTTTTTAAGAACACTTTTTTTATATGTTACTTCCTTTGCGTGCCCAAAGGAAGTAACCAAGGAAAGGGCACCCCGCGAAAAGCCTTTTTCCACGGTCACGGCCCGTTTTTCGGGAATGTGTGAACTCACGAGCCTTCGGCTCGCTCGGACAGCACCCATTCTTTTTCCGAAAAACGCTTGTGACCGCGGGGCTTTTCAATGGGGTTTATAAATTCACAGTCTTTAAGCGGGCGGTAAAAAAGTGTCTTTTTCACGCGCCCGATAATGAAATATATTGTTTTGTTGCTGTCAAGGGCATGTAAGCTTGTTCCCGAATCATTAATCGGGGATCGGCACTTTGTGCCGCCCCTTGACAGCCAAAATTCAGACACGTAGAATTTTACACCACGCTTTTAATGGTCTATATTCTATTTATAATCAACGTATTACAATACAATTTATCGTGGATTTTTAGGGATGGCCAGTTTTTTATCCGTTTATAAATACCACGCGAGATTTATCCTGCTACTCGGCGCTTTGTGTATACCGGTAGTGCTGAATACCTGTTCCGGTGACAAGCCTGAACATGCTCTCAGGAACACGGTGAAGTGTACGGTCATACCGGAATACAGGCGAACAATGAAAAAGGTGGCGGTCTCCCTTGCGAACGGAAATACGACGCTCGAAATGCAGCGTGACCTGCTCGACAGCCTTCCCGGATATGCACGGATTGTTGTGCTCCTTCCTTGGAGCAGTGTGACAGCGGTCTCGGAGGAGTTGAAAAACGCTCCCTGGGGCGCACGGACAGAGCTGGTCACCTTCGAGCCCGATATCCGTGATCACGGATTCTTTCATTTTCTTGCACAGGGAAGGGATAACCTCGCCCGTGAACAATTGAAGAAACCCCTGGCGGTGCAGCAGGGGACACGGTGGGCGCAGGACCTTTTCGAGGTCGGGATACTGCCCGGCGGGACACTGCGGCTCTTTGTCCCGCAGGTGCACGTATGCTTCTGGACCGCCGCCAGCGATACCGACCGTAACCCGACAGGCGACAACGAGTTCGTCAACAGTCTTTCCTCGACGGAAATGGATGTTGCAAGGCTTCCCATCGCTTTTACCGGGGGAAACATTCTGTTCGGAGAAAGCGGCGGCAGGCGGATCGCCCTGTGCGGACGGGACAATGTCAGAGACACCCGGAAGATAAACGATTCATTCCGTGACTGTGTGGTTCCGGAATCGGCGTTTACGGATGTCATCCGAAACACGTTCGATGTCGACGATGTCATAATTATCAGCGCACAGGACATCCCGCAGCCGACACTCCTGTACCATCTCGATCAGGCGGTCGTTTTCCTCGATGACGGCGTTGCGGGGATCACAAAACCTGTCGGAGAGTATCCGCAGAATCCGAAAGCCCTGGCGCGTATCAGGGAAGCTGCGGCGTATCTGGAAGAGGTGCGTACGGTATTGACTGATCTTGGTTACCGGCTCATCGACATCGATACATCCATCGACAATATTCTCCGCTACGAATACTACGCCAATGCAATTCCCTTCATCAACGCGGATACCGGTGGGAAAACTCTGCTCATGCCGGTGTTTTCGGATCAGCCGGTTCAGACCGACAGCGAGATAGTGAGCGGAAACATCGCCCGTTTCGAATCGCTCGGTTACACAGTCATAACCGTACCCTCGCCCGCACAGGCATTCAAGGGCGGACCGCACTGCCTCATGAATGTAATCGAATAATCGGGGGAAAACGCTTGAACACTGCCTGCCGAAACAGGCAGTAGATAAGCCAAGCCTTATTATTACTCCGTCGAATAATAATGTTAATGATACCAATACTTGGGATAGATGCCGAAACAAGTCCGGCATGACGTCATCCGATGTCATTGTTTAATCACCGAAGCAATAATGTAATCGGGAAGCCGTGGTAAACGCAGCCGTGGAGCGGAGACGCATCAGGAATCTTCAGGATTTTCTGCCATGCCCATCTTTTTAAGAAACAGATCGTGCGTCCTGAGTGTCGATGCGATCTTGAGAATGAGCTTCCTCTCGGCCGGGCGGACCTTTTCGAATTCATGAACGAGTGATTCCGCTGCCTTGAGGAGACGGCTGTCCCGGATTTTCGGAAGGGAATCGTCGCCGCCATCACCGGAATCGCCATCGCCGAGCATGGATTTCAGCATGATGATTTCCTGTTTCAGCTCATCGATGCGGATGTCTTTTTTGAGTATCTCACGGTCGAGGCGGGCGGTGATATCGTCAAAATCTTTCCTCGTTACATAATCCGCCACATTCAGCGGGCTCCTGCGCTTCACTCCGGGAAGCTTATCAAGGGAAATGGGTGGGAGAATCCGGAGTTCCTTGTGACGTTTGCCGCTGATCCACTTATGATTCAAACGGCCCTGTTTGCAGTAGCGCTGGATCGTTCTCGGCGATACCCCGAGTTTTTCTGCCGCTTCCGTAACCGTGAAAAATTCATCGACCATATGTCCCCCGCCAGAAGAATAAACAGTGTCATGCATCATAATAATATAGTAACTGTTCCTTTTATGCAAATAAATTCTCAATTGTATAACGAATATGAGGTGATAATTCATCAGTTGAGGGATTAAAGGCAGACCCTCCTGCCTCTTGAACCGGGATTTACAGGATTAAAAACGGATGGCCACGATGATAGAAATCCGGGTAATCATGTATAATCGAGGTAATCCCGGTTCCAGCTTTCCCGTGTGATGATATTATCCATTCTGCCTGTTGTCATTCCCAAAAAAACATGAACCTGGATTTTCGGGATTAAAAACGGATGGCCACGATGATAGAAATCCGGGTAATCCTTCAATAATCGAGGCAATCCCGGTTCCGGCTTCCTTTGACTGCATGACCAACTCTGTTTCCTTCTGCTCGTCGTCGCTCCCGGAAGGCAGAGAGATAAAAAAGCCTCCCCGGAACAGAGCTCCGAGAATTTTTTCTCGAATACTTCATTTACTACTTGACTTTTGAGCAGTCTACGGGTACAATTAGGTAAAAGATGAGCGCAGTTCCCTTTTTTTATCAGGGGTTCCAAACTACAAACAACCATCTGTAATGTGTATTTTCCCGCAAAAGCAGTTTTGACGGGAGCAGTAAAAAACAGGAGCTTGTTATGAATCAACACACACAGTTATGGACCGATCTCGGGCTCGATGTGCCGCTTCACGAGAAACTTGTCGATTCTCTCGGCGCACGGTACGGCGAGATCATCATGAGCCAGAAAAACCGGCCCAGGGGTATGGGCTACTTCGACGAGGCCGTTCATGAATCCCACGGCGGCCGTATCCAGGAGATTGTGGACGCAAAACGTCAGGGCGCGAAAATGATCGGGACTTTCTGCATCTACGTTCCCG
This window encodes:
- a CDS encoding helix-turn-helix domain-containing protein; this translates as MVDEFFTVTEAAEKLGVSPRTIQRYCKQGRLNHKWISGKRHKELRILPPISLDKLPGVKRRSPLNVADYVTRKDFDDITARLDREILKKDIRIDELKQEIIMLKSMLGDGDSGDGGDDSLPKIRDSRLLKAAESLVHEFEKVRPAERKLILKIASTLRTHDLFLKKMGMAENPEDS